One genomic region from Populus nigra chromosome 8, ddPopNigr1.1, whole genome shotgun sequence encodes:
- the LOC133700359 gene encoding metalloendoproteinase 1-MMP, which yields MIQFFSYYSFLISFSFLCLSRTSFPARIKPDPSSTVTTVDSYNTTTWHDFTRFLDVGKGSQVSGMSELKKYFNRFGYLPIPDTNNFTDTFDTQFESVVLAYQTNLGLPETGKLDFDTISMIVLPRCGVSDTKTHDTRFQAKKRFAYFYGKPRWMRQAPVILTYAFSQNNMIDYISIKDTRTVFKRAFSRWAQVIPVSFMEIEEYPSADIRIGFYHRDHGDGKPFDGVLGVLAHAFSPENGRFHLDASETWALDLDKIKSRVAVDLESVATHEIGHVLGLAHSSSKEAVMYPSLSPRTKKVDLKIDDVDGVQALYGSNPNFKFSSLLVSDNSFNKGIIGLRNSRSSKWTISLVVGVLTLFLCT from the coding sequence ATGATTCAGTTTTTCAGTTATTACAGTTTCCTAAtctccttctccttcctctGCCTTTCCCGCACTTCCTTTCCCGCCAGAATCAAACCAGACCCCTCATCGACTGTCACAACCGTCGATTCCTATAACACCACCACGTGGCATGATTTCACTCGCTTCCTTGATGTCGGGAAGGGCAGTCAAGTCAGTGGCATGTCGGAGCTGAAGAAATACTTCAACCGTTTCGGTTACCTCCCGATTCCCGACACGAACAATTTCACCGATACCTTCGATACGCAATTCGAATCGGTTGTTCTTGCATATCAAACAAATCTGGGATTGCCTGAAACAGGTAAACTGGACTTTGATACCATATCAATGATCGTGTTGCCCAGATGTGGTGTTAGTGACACAAAGACACACGACACAAGGTTTCAGGCGAAAAAAcgttttgcatatttttatgGGAAGCCACGGTGGATGCGTCAGGCACCGGTGATACTAACCTATGCGTTTTCGCAGAATAATATGATTGATTACATAAGTATAAAAGACACAAGGACAGTTTTCAAGCGTGCCTTTTCAAGGTGGGCACAGGTGATTCCAGTGAGTTTTATGGAAATTGAAGAATATCCCTCAGCAGATATCCGAATTGGGTTTTATCATAGGGATCATGGCGATGGAAAACCGTTTGATGGGGTTCTGGGTGTGTTGGCTCATGCATTTTCACCGGAGAATGGGAGGTTTCATCTCGATGCAAGTGAAACGTGGGCCCTTGATTTAGATAAAATTAAGTCAAGGGTGGCGGTTGATTTGGAATCAGTTGCCACGCATGAGATTGGGCATGTGCTTGGATTGGCTCACTCTTCGTCCAAGGAAGCTGTGATGTATCCGAGTTTGAGTCCTAGGACCAAGAAAGTGGACCTAAAGATTGACGATGTAGATGGTGTTCAAGCTCTTTATGGGTCAAATCCTAATTTCAAGTTTAGCTCCTTGTTGGTGTCGGATAATTCGTTTAACAAGGGAATAATTGGTCTCAGAAATTCTAGATCATCAAAGTGGACAATTTCTTTAGTGGTGGGTGTTTTGACACTGTTTCTATGTACATAA